The Miscanthus floridulus cultivar M001 chromosome 6, ASM1932011v1, whole genome shotgun sequence genomic interval ACATGACTTCACCGCAAATACAAATGAAGCAAGGAACTGTGTTTCACTTACTGTACTTTCTGTCAACACATGCTTCACAACTGGAATGAGCGCCGGAATGTTAAAAGCTTTAGAGAAAAACACAAGCATTGAAGTTGCCAAAGTAAAAAGAGAACGCCTGCGTGAAGGTGGAAGAAAACCTGCAGAGCATGTCCATATGATTACATtatcaacacacacacacacacacacacacacaaatgtTGAAGTGAAAAAAAATATCCATGTGGAAAAGATTTGGCAGAAGCACAAGTTTTTCAATGTGTATTGTACAGCATAGTTCCCCAGGTATATTGTTATATATGTGAAGTTCAAATTAGCAAGCCTTTGGTTCTGAGTTCCTTAGTTCCCAAGGATTGTGAGGAAAACTATGAAAATTAAAAGGCAATTGCTACATACTAAGTACTTTGATTCTGAGTTGCCATTGAAGCTCAAGTTAACATGCTAGCAGAATCCCATTTGTACAACTGTCACCGCCGCCACGTGATAATTTAGGCACAATCTTACATGAAGGAATATTTGTTTCAACTGCTAAATTAAACTATGTCGTAGTTACAGCAAGCTATCTAACACTGTGAATTGCTGTACTCCGTCGTGTTGTTTTGGGTGAGTCACCTGGGCAATTGTGTTTGTGTTTTTTTGATGGTTTTCCTTAATTAACCATGCAGTTGTATGGTTTTTGGGCCCAGTTCACCTTATAAACCGGGTCAATTCTTTCTTCTTAAGGTCACGTTCGGTTCCCAGGGAATCATCCCCTGGAACCAATCCTGCCAGGAATGCTTCAGTAATCTATATAGCTATCTCTCACCAGGATTGATTCCTGCCAGGAATTGTGCTAAACGAACGAGCCATAAGTGAACTGCAGGAGCTCCCTGCCCTTTTCGAAGGTTCTTCGAAAAAAATATCTTTTTTTTGCGACAAAAGGTTCTTCGATAAAATATCTGAAACTGTGAATTTTCAGCTACAGTACGTCGGTACCATAAAAAAGCCTAAATATTGCTACATCTAAGTATAATTAATAGAAATAGGAATTGGTCAAGTGGTAGAGCAAAAGGTTTTTCTGGTTGTGCAGTCATGGGCTCAAGTTCTTTTCCGCTTTATAAAGATCTTATATCTAGCTGTTCTTATATATTTTCATTCTTTTTCTAAGGATGCAGATAAAGATTCTGGTTTTGAAAGAAATGGCAGGAGCTCATAAGATTGGGCGACTATCCATCAAAAGATGCATCAATTGCAATGGTTCCATAGCAACCAGGCTCCCAAGATGATTATATAATTCAGGCCAATGTTTCCCCTTTATATAATTCAGGCCACAGCATCACTGGCTTTAGAACACCAGCCATCAAAAGAGGACTCTCCTGGCTGGGGACAGAGGCTCTGAAGCCCGAATTTTTTTGCAGCAGCCCAAACCAAAATTGCCAGGCGAAAACGAAGTCACCAACAGATGACAGATGCTTTGCACCAACAGAACACCACAAACACCTTCCTGTACGACAGCCCTCACAACTCTATTTATATCAGGAAATCAAGTTAAAGACTCAATCTTTTCAATGCAATTGTTTTTTTATTAAGCAGTACATGAACCTTAATGACTCATCCCTATATTGTGTCTTGATCTGCATTGTCTTTTATGAGAAAGGAAAATCAGAACTGTTTAGGCGAATGAACTAAATCTGTCCGATAGCCATCGAGCCCAGATGTTTAAAGTCTTTATCAAGGTAGGTTACCCAATCCAGTACTGAAGTTGTCCCCGTCAAGGCAAGCTATGTCCCTTTTAAATACCTCACTGTTCTTCATTTATGTTTGCTTTCCACAATAGACACAACTTTTATTTCAGAGGCTCGGATCATTCTCTGTTGCCAATAGATATGTTCTCTACACCGACATGATCGGTGAATCAAGTCACTAATATCTCAATATATACAGCATGGGAAAAGAAGTTAGTTACTACTATACATGATTCATGAAACCCCTAGGTCCTACAACTTTGATCATTATTCAAATTGCAGTGCTCTGGTGGATTTCATGAACTTATAGGCTACACATAAAGTAATATGTGCCTCTAATGAGTACAAAAAATATTTTCAATTATTTATACCGAATGGAATGTCCTCCATGACGGAAGGCAACCAAACAACCATGTAGATAAAGATGCTAAAAGAGTTATTCTGACTCAATAGATAATGAACACTGTATAAGAGGGAAATGTACCTGCTTGTAACGAAACACTTCTTAATGAAAAAGCAAGCTGAAAGCTACCAACCAAAACTTCGGCACCTGAGCCCTGCGGTAAGAATAGGTTAGGTACGAACTAAACAAATCAAATCAGAGGGGGAAGTGgcaagggagggagaggagaaactaTGCAAGGGTTAAGAGTGCAGTTGTATGCGTTCACCCTCGAGGCCTCGATCAACAATCTAGCAAATCATACAAATGGGATAAAAATTGCTGACTTTGATCCATGAAAGAGAATTTAGATGTAATTGGCAGTGCAATAAATCCAACATCTTATGGAGAGCGCTATAATAGTTTTAGTTTGCTTTGCCTTTGAGCTGACAGATTCCTGTGTTTGGTTGTGGATCTTTGTAAATGATGCTGAAAATGTGAAAAGTAAAATGGATTCCCAATACCGAGTAATACACTACGCTATAATATTGACAGCATTATGACCTTGTCTCATACCGACAAAGAGTAAAGCCAAATACATGCCATGTTTCAGATATAAAGCAGAGTAATGTGTCCTCTCACCTTGGCTCTAGAAAACAATAGCATCAAGCTGTAAGTATGAGAAATTGCTTCATAATTCCGCGGAACATTTTCAGGTGACAGTGCCTGAGTCCATAAGGACGAAAGAAGAAGATTTGCCTGACGAACACTGAGCATGAGGGTGACAGCATCCTGCGTGTAAATAAATGATACCTTTTATTCTAGTGAGAAAGGAAACAGAACAGTTACTAGAGGATCCTATTAGCCACAAAAAGGAAAATCTAACACGGACCTTTTCCTGATTTGGAGTTGGTTCACTCGAAGTACTTGTATCTGTGGAAGAGGGAAGAGAAATATCTTTTGTACCAGCCATCCTTTGAATAGTCTGTGACTTGAATAGTGTTACATCATTTGCACTGATCTCATCTGCATTCTCACTGATGGGCAGTAGCTTTGTGTTATCCTGGAGCGGACTTTCACGAAATGAAAGCATGTCTCTTTTAAGTTTCCCAAACAAAGCAGCAGAAGATGAAAACACCGATGTTGTTCTAGATAATGTCCTTCGGAGATCAATCTTCCTTGTCTGTGATGTGTCTGCAAATGAGCATGGAGCGACAGAAGAGGGAACAAGAACAACAGAGAAAATCCGATGTGCTCCTAAATGTGTCTCACAATCTGGATAGACCATTGCTAAAAGCAGTTGATGAAACAACGCTTCAGGAAATGCCTACAGTGTGTAGTATATCACGTAAAGAGCTGGTATAGTTAGTAGAGGATGCAGAAAAATATTGTTAATCAACTTACTTTGCTCTGATGTGACAAGTTTGGCAATGATGCAACTATTTGAGCAGTGCGATATGCTGCAGAGATAGTAGACCGTGCAACAATCATAGAACTTGAAATATTTTCCAGTACTACAGCTAATGTATCAAGGATAGGTCCAGCATCACCGACCTGAAgaggacaaaaaaaaaacaaattatccaTAGACTGCAGCTGTAGAGCTATAAATGGAAAAAATAAAGCTATACACCTCTAAAATATATTTAGAAAAATTGACCTTTCTAGACAACTGAACAAGACATTCATCTACAGCTTTCCCATATCTGCTATTCCATTTGACCAGGCTGTCTCCAGGATCTGCATCACTGGCCAAGGATTGCATGCTTTTAGCCATATGCCTGACCATATCACTTATTGAAGCCATCAGTGCTGTAGAAGACTGAGCTTTGGAGTGTTCAGCAAGGCGTGAAGTAACTTCGATGATATCTAGATTCATATCTGGTTGTTTCAATACATTCTTGTGTTCAAGATGCTTGACTAACATAGACAACAATATATGAGCATTCTGTCCTGGCATACAATGATATAAATATCTGTCAGAATCAGCAATGGTTGAAGACAAGAATGCCCATATAGATTATAAAAATATCACAGATAAGTGCAAAATGTATACTAATCAAATAGATTGAGGAAACAATGAATACCAGATTTCTCCATCACAATCTGCATATCCAGCAGGACACACAGCGCAAATCCTTTAGAAGGTGACCATAGATTGTTATTATCAAAATAACGAAATATAGCTTCCAGAACTCGTCGCACTGTTGTTCCTCCCCTGGATATTCTAGCAAGGTTATGTAGACAAATCCCTGACCAAAAATTTGGACTTGTTGATTCTTCTCTGTgggaaaatgatttataaaagagATAATATATTAGATAAATTTCATACAGTATAAAACTTTCAAGTATTCCACATGCCTGAACTTTATTTACATTGTCAAACTTAATTCACCGTGAACAGCTCTAATAACTTTCCATGAAGGAACCCTTGTCAAAATGGTAACAGCAGGAGGTTCATGACCTTCAGCTTTGAGCACTTCATCCACCCACTGAATTCGTCTATCCTCAACAGCGGCATCATTATCAGCATTTGCATATGGGCTCTCAAAATTTTCCAGAACTGCAGAAACAACCTGTGAAATCATTGAACAGTAGTAGCTGAGAATAGAGGAGCGGTGGAAATTATAATGACACGTCATTCTACACTTCCAGGCTTCCTGCTATATGATGCTGGAAGGAATTGTATATTACAAGTTAATAGCTAAAGGGAATGACCAAAAGCTTTATCTTGCGTGATTTGGACAAAATTTACAGGGCTATGAACCACCCAGGACATGTCCAAGCTAGGCCACCCCCTAAGGTATCCTATCTAGAACTCTAGATCTATTACAACATGAAATATTGGAAAGTACTATGGGTTACTGAATTATTCAGAATCACCAAACATAAAGGCTTTGGTTGGGCTAACAACTGTTTACTTTACTTCTTACCAAAATCAACTAAGCAGCTTAAGGGGGAAggcaaaataacacacttacatTATCAAGCTCTGCGGACATATGGGAGTGCTCACCCATAAACCAAATCTGCAAGCACACAAATCAACATTAGGCATTAAAATTCTGGGGAAACGAAAGAAATGCAAATGTAGCAGAGTGGAAAATGAAATGATATTTTTGTTTAATTTTGTTGGGACATTAATGACCTTTTTATAAGAGGAAGGGGGAATGAGATCCAAAGGATTTAGTTCAAGTTTGATAAAAAGAATCCTCATCTTTCAAACAGGTCCTAAGAGGGAACATAGAGCCTACATTCTCTTTCCCGGATGGGACGGTCCACGATCATTGTTTGATAGAAGGGATTGATTATCTTGAATAGTATGGTGcatgagaaagaaagaacattTTAAAAATATCACATCATACTATGAATTATTCCCATCAATGAATACACAATGCAGGACAAGCTAATCTTGAACCAAACAGCTGCACACCAAGAAGGCCACATGGCATAGCAAGAGAAACAAATACCATAGATGAAAGAGCTTGTAGCCCAGCTGCATGAAGAATGcatatcttctccttttcacCCATCTCTTGGGCCAGATGACATAGTTTAGGAATCTGGTTTTCTAAAT includes:
- the LOC136461869 gene encoding protein SEMI-ROLLED LEAF 2-like isoform X2, which translates into the protein MSMGVVSRELLPACEKLCFICPSLRTRSRHPVKRYKKLLAEIFPRTQDEGPNDRKIGKLCEYISRNPMRVPKITVYLEQKCYKELRAERYGSVKVVMAIYRKVICSCQEQLPLFANSLLTIVETLLEQNRQDDLRKLACQTLFDFINNQVDSTYMFNLENQIPKLCHLAQEMGEKEKICILHAAGLQALSSMIWFMGEHSHMSAELDNVVSAVLENFESPYANADNDAAVEDRRIQWVDEVLKAEGHEPPAVTILTRVPSWKVIRAVHGELSLTIEESTSPNFWSGICLHNLARISRGGTTVRRVLEAIFRYFDNNNLWSPSKGFALCVLLDMQIVMEKSGQNAHILLSMLVKHLEHKNVLKQPDMNLDIIEVTSRLAEHSKAQSSTALMASISDMVRHMAKSMQSLASDADPGDSLVKWNSRYGKAVDECLVQLSRKVGDAGPILDTLAVVLENISSSMIVARSTISAAYRTAQIVASLPNLSHQSKTRKIDLRRTLSRTTSVFSSSAALFGKLKRDMLSFRESPLQDNTKLLPISENADEISANDVTLFKSQTIQRMAGTKDISLPSSTDTSTSSEPTPNQEKDAVTLMLSVRQANLLLSSLWTQALSPENVPRNYEAISHTYSLMLLFSRAKGSGAEVLVGSFQLAFSLRSVSLQAGFLPPSRRRSLFTLATSMLVFFSKAFNIPALIPVVKHVLTESTVDPFLCLIEDCRLQALDSAAEPCTKLYGSKQDDDLALKSLSNIDMNEDQSKETSVSLILDSLEDLSESELSTIRKQLLEEFSADDICLGSHFTETPSKSSAQNGKLHQKSMEVIPLGFVFEDDTLVEASDSLVEPHLRHPPCNSVLDVNRLLESVLETSQHVGRLSVSTNQDLPFEEVANQCEALLIGKQQKLSVCMSVREKEDGESSIEQSSPQDPQADTFLCTADEQWHPNSCKLPVLSPYDRFLATSGC
- the LOC136461869 gene encoding protein SEMI-ROLLED LEAF 2-like isoform X1: MSMGVVSRELLPACEKLCFICPSLRTRSRHPVKRYKKLLAEIFPRTQDEGPNDRKIGKLCEYISRNPMRVPKITVYLEQKCYKELRAERYGSVKVVMAIYRKVICSCQEQLPLFANSLLTIVETLLEQNRQDDLRKLACQTLFDFINNQVDSTYMFNLENQIPKLCHLAQEMGEKEKICILHAAGLQALSSMIWFMGEHSHMSAELDNVVSAVLENFESPYANADNDAAVEDRRIQWVDEVLKAEGHEPPAVTILTRVPSWKVIRAVHGELSLTIEESTSPNFWSGICLHNLARISRGGTTVRRVLEAIFRYFDNNNLWSPSKGFALCVLLDMQIVMEKSGQNAHILLSMLVKHLEHKNVLKQPDMNLDIIEVTSRLAEHSKAQSSTALMASISDMVRHMAKSMQSLASDADPGDSLVKWNSRYGKAVDECLVQLSRKVGDAGPILDTLAVVLENISSSMIVARSTISAAYRTAQIVASLPNLSHQSKAFPEALFHQLLLAMVYPDCETHLGAHRIFSVVLVPSSVAPCSFADTSQTRKIDLRRTLSRTTSVFSSSAALFGKLKRDMLSFRESPLQDNTKLLPISENADEISANDVTLFKSQTIQRMAGTKDISLPSSTDTSTSSEPTPNQEKDAVTLMLSVRQANLLLSSLWTQALSPENVPRNYEAISHTYSLMLLFSRAKGSGAEVLVGSFQLAFSLRSVSLQAGFLPPSRRRSLFTLATSMLVFFSKAFNIPALIPVVKHVLTESTVDPFLCLIEDCRLQALDSAAEPCTKLYGSKQDDDLALKSLSNIDMNEDQSKETSVSLILDSLEDLSESELSTIRKQLLEEFSADDICLGSHFTETPSKSSAQNGKLHQKSMEVIPLGFVFEDDTLVEASDSLVEPHLRHPPCNSVLDVNRLLESVLETSQHVGRLSVSTNQDLPFEEVANQCEALLIGKQQKLSVCMSVREKEDGESSIEQSSPQDPQADTFLCTADEQWHPNSCKLPVLSPYDRFLATSGC